One genomic window of Candidatus Poribacteria bacterium includes the following:
- a CDS encoding type II toxin-antitoxin system HicA family toxin: protein MSRKIPPMSSRRFRRLLERGGARFVRQRGTSHAIYERLVGNRRFTAPVISGAKELSPGYMKMVFRQLGFADEEIEALLKD, encoded by the coding sequence ATGTCCCGTAAAATCCCCCCTATGTCCAGCAGACGATTTAGAAGATTACTGGAGAGAGGTGGTGCTCGGTTTGTCCGCCAGAGGGGAACAAGCCACGCTATCTATGAGCGCTTGGTCGGTAACCGCCGTTTCACAGCGCCGGTTATCTCTGGTGCTAAGGAGCTTTCCCCTGGTTACATGAAGATGGTTTTCAGACAACTTGGATTCGCGGATGAGGAGATCGAAGCGCTTTTGAAAGATTGA
- a CDS encoding TolC family protein yields the protein MKKMITLIGMLVAISLASAQVLSLDECLRWAMERNESVLKAKQSLRKAESHLREVTADQYPLISLTSLYEKIKDEEGYEEESGSIELSISQRFLRLGAIPPEVDEALEEVRRAQLELERVKRKIESEVREKFFNMLLIDMELDERRKMEAEIAEKLKRIRKRREAGLLRKVSLLNAELELLEQRISIHELERERDITTAELGSLIGWDPERELRVKGELPKLEWKLDEAIRMALQNRVDLKDLRGQIERQERIVREARLRRLPEITASLKYHNAEFDLSRYGLTWDGKLELKGRVKRWGREEEGERWRTSLSLNLPIFDGYRARSKLEMERAKLEMLKLALRKREKAVRVEVRRAYREAQSAEERVRLEEKRMELSGESLRLIETLLESPVETREMGTISFETAIRARISFTQSQRSYFQSRRTAVEAVENLWRTIFVGSFPSPY from the coding sequence ATGAAAAAGATGATTACGTTGATCGGGATGCTGGTCGCCATCAGTTTAGCGTCGGCCCAGGTCTTAAGCCTGGATGAATGCCTGCGTTGGGCAATGGAGAGGAATGAATCGGTCCTGAAGGCGAAACAATCCCTCCGCAAGGCCGAATCACATCTGAGGGAGGTGACCGCAGATCAATATCCCCTCATCTCCCTGACGAGCCTGTATGAGAAGATCAAGGACGAGGAGGGGTATGAGGAAGAGAGCGGATCGATCGAGCTGAGCATATCTCAACGGTTTCTGCGGCTCGGTGCTATCCCTCCTGAGGTGGACGAAGCGTTGGAGGAGGTGCGACGGGCACAGCTTGAGCTCGAGCGGGTCAAAAGGAAGATCGAGTCGGAGGTGAGGGAAAAGTTCTTCAACATGCTTCTAATAGACATGGAGCTTGATGAGAGGAGGAAGATGGAGGCGGAGATAGCGGAGAAGCTGAAGAGGATACGCAAGAGACGGGAGGCGGGATTGCTGCGCAAGGTCAGCCTGCTCAACGCGGAGCTGGAGCTCCTGGAACAGCGGATCTCCATACATGAGCTTGAAAGGGAGAGGGATATAACCACAGCCGAGCTTGGGTCATTGATCGGGTGGGACCCCGAAAGGGAACTGAGGGTCAAAGGGGAGCTTCCGAAGCTGGAATGGAAGCTGGATGAGGCGATAAGGATGGCTCTGCAAAACAGGGTGGATCTGAAAGATCTGAGGGGACAGATAGAGAGGCAGGAGCGGATCGTCAGGGAGGCGAGGCTGAGACGGCTGCCGGAGATTACGGCATCGCTCAAATACCACAACGCGGAGTTCGACCTGAGCCGGTATGGGCTTACATGGGACGGGAAGCTTGAGCTTAAGGGGAGGGTGAAGAGGTGGGGAAGGGAAGAAGAAGGGGAGCGATGGAGAACATCGCTGAGCCTGAACCTTCCCATCTTCGATGGATACAGGGCGAGATCGAAGCTGGAAATGGAGAGAGCGAAGCTTGAGATGTTAAAACTCGCTCTGAGGAAACGGGAGAAGGCGGTAAGGGTGGAGGTGCGCAGGGCATATCGTGAGGCCCAGAGCGCCGAGGAGAGGGTGAGATTGGAAGAGAAGAGGATGGAGCTGAGCGGGGAGAGCTTGAGGCTGATAGAGACGTTGCTGGAGTCGCCAGTGGAGACGCGGGAGATGGGTACGATCTCGTTTGAGACTGCCATAAGGGCGAGGATCTCATTCACACAGTCTCAGAGATCCTATTTCCAATCCCGCCGCACCGCCGTTGAGGCGGTTGAGAATCTGTGGCGTACGATCTTCGTCGGATCTTTCCCTTCCCCATATTAG
- a CDS encoding type II toxin-antitoxin system HicB family antitoxin, giving the protein MLRRCTGLAKRSGKYYVALCLELNVASQGETLEDAKEMLREACEEYLSYMLENGLEKEIRPVPLDHLREFLLEESQVLIPFEVTVDVP; this is encoded by the coding sequence ATGCTCAGGAGATGCACCGGGCTTGCCAAAAGGTCCGGGAAATACTATGTTGCCCTTTGTTTGGAGCTGAACGTCGCAAGTCAGGGCGAAACCCTCGAGGATGCCAAGGAGATGCTTCGGGAAGCCTGTGAGGAGTATTTGAGCTATATGCTTGAAAACGGGCTTGAAAAGGAGATTCGCCCTGTGCCTTTGGATCATCTTCGCGAGTTTCTCCTCGAAGAGTCTCAAGTGTTAATCCCGTTCGAGGTTACAGTTGATGTCCCGTAA